In Rahnella sikkimica, the following are encoded in one genomic region:
- a CDS encoding NlpC/P60 family protein: MRWSSVSLYSLLAVAALILNGCSSHAPPPSGRFADSITVVAELNDQLSQWHGAPYRYGGLQPSGVDCSGFVFRTYRDRFGVVLPRTTADQTKIGTKVSRDELLPGDLVFFKTGSGENGLHVGIYDTADQFIHASTSQGVTRSSLDNVYWRKVYWQARRI; the protein is encoded by the coding sequence ATGCGCTGGTCATCAGTATCCCTGTATTCCCTGCTGGCTGTTGCTGCGCTGATTCTTAACGGCTGTAGCAGCCACGCGCCCCCGCCAAGCGGACGTTTCGCCGATTCAATTACGGTCGTTGCAGAACTGAATGACCAGCTCAGTCAGTGGCACGGCGCGCCTTATCGCTACGGTGGATTGCAACCCAGCGGCGTTGACTGCTCAGGCTTTGTATTCCGCACCTATCGCGACCGGTTTGGTGTGGTTCTGCCGCGAACAACGGCCGATCAAACAAAAATCGGCACCAAAGTTTCACGCGATGAACTCCTTCCCGGCGACTTAGTTTTCTTCAAAACCGGCAGCGGCGAAAATGGATTACACGTTGGTATTTATGATACCGCCGACCAGTTTATCCACGCCTCGACCAGCCAGGGCGTAACGCGTTCTTCACTGGATAATGTTTACTGGCGTAAAGTTTACTGGCAGGCAAGACGCATCTGA